CCCTGGTTCTACCAATATGGAATGATGCTGGTGCCGTTCCTGTTTCTGGCAGAACTTGGACACCTGGAGCAAACTCCATCCGATACGCACCATGCTCAGGGGGCATCCAAAAAAAGCCGTAAAAAGCGTCGGCGATTACTATCCCAAACGGGTGAAGTAGCTAGTGTAGCCTTGGGAATTCAACAGATGATCGTCATCATGGTATACATCTGGGGCGGGATTCATAAATGCCAGACAGGATGGATGAGTGTCTGGGAAAATAGCCTGATTAAACCGTTGTTGGAGTCTTGGGGAACCGAAGGAATCGGAGCTGCGCTTTTCGCATTTGGTTATGTGATTCCTGTGTTTGAAATACTCACGGGGCTCGGACTGCTTATTAAACGAACCAGGCATATTGCGATCATATGTGCATTGTTAACCCACCTCACGATCCTGGTCTTGTTGGGCCCGGTGAAAGGAACCATTTCGAACAGCGTTGTTTGGCCCTGGAATTTTGTGATGATGGTTCTCGTGGTGGTAGCGTTCTATAAACACGAGTGCTTTTCCTTGACGGGCATAAAGAACTCCAGGCTCCGAATCCCTGGGATGGTTATCGGCGCATTGCTGACCATTGCTCCTATTCTGTTCTACTTCGGTTTGTGGGATAGGTATCTTTCATTCAGTCTTTATGCCGGACAGCAACAACGCGTTCTCATCCGGGTGGATCCAAAAGCAATCGAGCATGTGCCGGAAGAATTAGTCCAGTATCTGTTCGATCCGAAAGCCCCCGATGGGCATCGAATCCTCTCCCTAAGCGGGTGGTCCATGGGTGAGTTGAATGTTCCCTTTGTCAGTGAATGGAGGATTATCCGTTCTTTGACTGAATGGTTTTGTGAGAATGACAAGTTGAGTCCTGGATTGGTGGTTTTTGTAGATCACCAACATTTGCCAGATATTCCGAGGCGCTATTTCCGATGCAATCAGATCGAAGAAATGGGAAGAGACAATTGATAAAAAAGGACGCATATTTTATCGAGGCTTGTCCATGGCGGCCTCTTGGCTATTTTCATTTCCAAGTCCCTTGGTATTAATCCTCCTTCATCTTGAATCAATTATGAGAATCAATTTAATTTCTTTAGCTCACATACCCTTCAGTCGCGGATGGATCGTCGGGAACATGCTTTGCATTGCGCTCGTTTTTCTCTCAGCTTTTAATGCTTCGAACGGTCAGGGAATCGAAGGCTATTATCGGTATCCGGCACTGCACAAGGATACGATCGTATTTTGTGCCGAAGGTGATCTTTGGACGGTTCCTGTTTCGGGTGGACTTGCTCGCCGGTTAACCTCTCATCTGGGAGAGGAGACCTATCCCAAAATTTCTCCGGATGGTAAAACGCTCGCCTTCACCGCAGCTTATGAGGGGCCGGAAGAACTTTACACCATGCCGCTGGAAGGTGGATTGCCCAAACGCTGGACCTTTGAGGCCGAG
This is a stretch of genomic DNA from Verrucomicrobiota bacterium. It encodes these proteins:
- a CDS encoding HTTM domain-containing protein, giving the protein MNWNSQFRLHWIVRILGAGLLAGMILSWKLWITDRLYPLFPVWEWVPQFTHPLDIIFVLLFFGCVTWMIYKPGRLFIAIVLSSMLILALQDQSRWQPWFYQYGMMLVPFLFLAELGHLEQTPSDTHHAQGASKKSRKKRRRLLSQTGEVASVALGIQQMIVIMVYIWGGIHKCQTGWMSVWENSLIKPLLESWGTEGIGAALFAFGYVIPVFEILTGLGLLIKRTRHIAIICALLTHLTILVLLGPVKGTISNSVVWPWNFVMMVLVVVAFYKHECFSLTGIKNSRLRIPGMVIGALLTIAPILFYFGLWDRYLSFSLYAGQQQRVLIRVDPKAIEHVPEELVQYLFDPKAPDGHRILSLSGWSMGELNVPFVSEWRIIRSLTEWFCENDKLSPGLVVFVDHQHLPDIPRRYFRCNQIEEMGRDN